Genomic segment of Mercurialis annua linkage group LG6, ddMerAnnu1.2, whole genome shotgun sequence:
GAAGTTGGAATTGAAGATTGCTTGCACATTGAGTTCGAATACAACAAAAGCAAGTAAGTCTGTCTTTGATTAATCTCTCAATCATTTTCTTCTTGATTTTCCTCTTCATTAGGTACCAGTACCACTTATCCATTTATCATGGCCTGTCTATAGGTTCATACGTAGCTGTTCATACGATTTTGTTACTTTTATCCTGTATGTGGTTTAGGGACTTGACGCGGATGAGATATTTAGCAACCAGAGTCCAGACAGTTTGGTTACTGTCCACTGTTGGAATTTAGGTTACCTTGGTGAAGCGAGTGGTTTTTGTCATCCGTGGAGTTTTTAAGTTGATAGACAGATTGAATATGAATATTTCACTAGCTTTGTAGAGTACATCTTTTTAAGTAACTGATTAGTAACTAAATTGTATAGGTACCATCTCAAAGATGTGATCATTGGAAAGATATATTTTCTTCTTGTGAGAATCAAGATAAAGAATATGGATCTTGAAATCAGACGCCGGGAATCAACAGGAGCAGGGGCAAATACACACGTTGAGACAGAAACACTGGCAAAATTTGAATTGATGGACGGAGCTCCTGTCCGAGGTATGTTCAGcatatttattgaaatttatcaCATGACGTAACCAAACAGTGTCATGGATTGGGTTTGGAAAATCATGTATGTCACAGTACGTAGAGAGTACGAAGATGTACTGAGAGTCCTCAATTAATATATGAGACATCAAGATAGCTAAATAAGCCTGTTTCACATTTCGGCGTTTTGTTTCCATTTTCAGAAACGCTTTTGAAATTCAAAAACTCTATATTTGTAACCTATTCTTACTTTATGTGCTGTTTCATTTTATGTTCCATCATTTCCGTTTCCAAGCTACATAGCTTAAACACTAGATGGTACATGTATTATCTGATTTTTGGATTGCTAATAAAAGCAACGCACTGACAAGCATGTGATTGTGTCGCAGGTGAATCAATTCCGATCAGACTCTTTCTAAGTCCTTATGAACTGACACCGACACATCGCAACATAAATAACAAATTCAGTGTGAAGTATTATTTGAATCTGGTTCTGGTCGACGAAGAGGATCGACGCTACTTTAAGCAGCAAGAAATTACAATATACAGGTTGCAGGAAAATTCATGATGTATTTATCATCATAGTAGAAACATGTGTTGCTTGGCATTAAAATTGACTTAGAAGATTAATTGCGTCGTCTTGTGGCACgctgtaaagttttaaattttgagaaCTATGGAGTCTAAATTCAAAAGAAGTTACTTTTACTTTTTAACTTAAACTTTTTGGAGATATAATCCTCtcagtaaaattaaaattcattgtTGATGGTTGATATAAAGAGTGTCTCTAATTTATCAACAAAATATGAGTCAAGATAAATGCAGTAATACACACACAATCATCATTACTGGGGACCAAACTTGAGCTTTCGCTCTCTGTTGTTGCATGGAAACTTATTGCGTTtcggtttttgatttttatttttgaaaactcTTTTAGTTAtagtctaaaaaataattattactcTTTCTGTTTTAAAATGCCAGACTATTTgaacaaatataattttttttatctatttttcaattatatatatataatccgaACAGAAAATCTACAAAATGGGAGTACTTAATAAAAGCTGTAGTTCATATAGTTTTAGAgttaatgtattatttttaggtattcttataagaggaaattacaccatttatcagaaaaaatgaaaataattataaaaatacatttgacttttttcatttacataaattctatttgattaaaatatttataaaaatgccaaaaaaataataataattacaaatataggatgtatactgttggtatagtatcaatatactaataaatttaaaatatataaatattatactaacattataccaacattatacacaTCAGAACATATGAAATTTTACtagtaatattaaataaaaaatttaccaaaattacatcaaatcgtatattaaaaataaaactaataatatactaaaattataccaacactATACTAAAAATGTACACATTAAAATATactgaatttgttttttaatgttagaTAAAAATCACACTAACATTCCACCACATtgtatactaaaaaataaactaacaatatactaaaattataccaacaatatacaaattccctagttcattaccaactatagtaaaaaatacatataaaaaaatgtacatgttatcaactaaaaaatataaaaaaaaatattatcaaaataacggAAGTATGCGaaaattatatcaataataaaccaaatattatttttaaattctcggatttatacttttaatataccaaaattatatcaTAACTATACCAACACTATACACATcgtttttttgtaaataatttttatttttggtagttttgtaaataattttaaatcagttaatatttttataaataaaaaaaatttacatatatttttataaatatttttaaaattttagatatttttatcataatccCTTTTTATAAACATCTGTTAATTAAAAGGCCCAAATGTGAAATCAAATGGTTCTGTTTCTTATCCAAAAAATATACTCTGAAATGGTAGAACATGAAATAGGCAGAGCAAAATCTGATCGCATCAATGCCTCCACTTCTCACCAACCCTTCTCCTCTTTTAAAACCTCAACTTCTCTTCCACAAACCTACTCTGCACTTTCACACCAACAAACTCAACCGATGTCCGCTCATCACCGCCAACCACGCCGCGGCGGCGTCCGAAATCGACATGGCCAAAAACAGACAGGGAGTGTACACATCCAAGAAGAGCAAAGTCGTAGTTTTATGGGACCTCGACAACAAGCCGCCACGTGGGCCTCCTTATCCAGCAGCCATTGCTCTCAAAGAGTTGGCTCAGAAGTTCGGGGAGATTATCGAAATGTCTGCTTATGCAAACCGCCACGCTTTTATTCACCTCCCCAACTGGGTTATGGAAGAACGGCGGGAGAGAAAACAGTTAGATATTCTTGAAAGAAAAGGGCTCGTGAACCAACCAGAAGCGTACGTTTGCGGAGTATGCGGGCGTAAATGCAAGACTAATTTGGATTTAAAGAAACATTTTAAGCAGTTACATGAGCGTGAGAGGCAAAAGAAACTCAACAGAATGAGATCGTTGAAGGGGAAGAAGCGACAGCGTTTTAAGGAGAGGTTCGTTTCCGGGAACCATAAGTATAACGAAGAAGCGAGAAAATTGTTGACACCTAAAGTTGGGTATGGATTGGCTCAAGAATTGAGGCGAGCTGGGGTTTATGTTAAGACCGTCGAAGATAAGCCGCAAGCTGCTGATTGGGCTCTGAAGCGCCAAATTGAGCATTCAATGAGCAGAGGAATTGACTGGTTGTTTTTGATATCTGATGATTCTGATTTTGCTGAGACTCTGAGGAGGGCTAGAGAGGCTGATTTGCGGACTGTAGTTGTTGGGGATAGAGATAGGGCATTGGGGAGGCATGCTGATTTGTGGGTGCCTTGGATTGGTGTTGAGAATGGGGAGGTTACTGAGAATGATTTGGTTCCCAAGAGTAGGGTTGTTGCGAGTGATGATTTTGAGGATAACAATGGTTTCTTTTCGGTTTTGCATTTTGATGAGGAGATTGGTGGTCGGGTGGAAGAGAGTGATGTGGATGGTGTTATTGATGAACTTGCTGGAGTGAATTTTGGGCGGAACAATTTGAGGATCTCGGTTTTTTCTGAAGGGGAAGACGAAGATGAAGAAGGGGACTATTTGTTATCTGATAGTGAGGATGAGGGATTTGAAGATGAAGATGGAGGCTTTTTCttctattaaatttaaaatgcaTAAAGAATTGAATACGGTTTGTGGGATTGGTTCAATTTGGTGTAAAACAATTGCATTTGAGAATGATGAGGGAATAAATTGACCTTGTATAGTATCAGTAGAAGTAGTATGGCTGTTCAAGGAAGTCATGAAATGGGTGATTAACATTTTAAGCCTGGCTTCATCATTTTTTCATTGAAGGTGGCTATTATTGCTTCCAATTTTGCATAATGGTACATTTCTCTTCCAAATTGCTGAACTTATGAGTGCATGGATTTTGTgcactttatatatatatcttatgAGATGTAGAGTTGGGAAGTGGTTAAGCATTTGAATACATATGATGAATAAATCCCCTATTTATAGttgtaaataaataatgcaTCTTGACAGAAAATGAGAAGCTTATTACTCTCAATCACAGCATCCTCCAAAAAATATATAGGCGAGTGGGACAATGTCCCAATTAGAATATTTAATAATCTATCCTAATCCCACCACAATGTTTTTGATGCAACCGCTGTTGATTAAAGGGTTCCGCCTAATCATCTTGTTTATTATGGTTAACGGCATCGCTGACATTTATTGATACCTTGCTGCATTTGTTTGGATCATGGCGGTTATATTTCTCAATTGGCGGTTATCACTCTCAATTCAAACTTTCCGCCAGTGCCGGAGAATCAAAAATAGTCATCGTAAACATAATCATTCGTTGAATTAAGATGGTATGCCATATTGCTTCTGTTTATGCACAAACAGGTATGTTTTAGTTTACTCATTtgttaattcatttttaattaaaaactgtTATCTATTCCTGGTATCACAAGTGGTGTTTCGTCAACGACTGCAAATAATGTTGATAACCAATAAAGAGTGCTAGATATGGAAGAGCACGTCCATTACATTTCGAAATAATAACTGTAGTGCGAGAAATTTGGAGATAATGTGTTAGTCATTTTTCATTGTGAATTTGATAATTTCTTTTTCCAAATTGGCGTGATCATGTATTTCTTATTGGCACTTCTCCTATAAAAGGATGAAGGTTATATATTTTGGCTATGGCAttgtgttcttgatttttttttaaccatGACGAGTTCTTCCTCAATGAACTGATCTCCAATATACAATCTACAACAACATTTGCGTTAGAAGATGATGATTTTTTGATAACCACTGACCAAGtaagttatatttttttcaatctgCAATGGCAACTACATGGGGTGTTGTTTCTCTGTTTAGGATTGCCTCAATGGTCTgagttttatttttcagttttgtaAATTATATTAATCTGTGTTTGCTTGTTAATGTGTCTGCTTcagaaattaaaattctaatacaTGCTAAATAGGAGTTGATATTATTGTTGGATTTAATATAAAACAACCTAATCTGTTAATTTTTGGCTATATATTTCGAATTGGCTCTTTTGAATACCATTTTAACTcataattttcataatttttacaaCTTCCTATGCTAAATAGCACAAACGTCATGTGCACAAAAAATACTTTTCGAGTTGgctatataattgttttttttcttctcatgaatgtcatttttaattgaaaaattgtaTCCCAAAATCAATTACTAATTAAGAAAAACAAAGTTAAAAATCAGTTTTCTGCTCTCtcattacaaataaaaatcaattcgTTTTTCAACTTTGTTTTTCAAGTACTAATAATTgcctttactttttttaatgaattcgTATTGCCTACAATTTGATTGATTGCATCGAAGATCAATacacttatttttttaactatcaaaaagataaattaaagttaaaataattatatcccCAGTAAATCCAAATCTTGAATTTGCAATAGCAATCTTGGGTTTCAAGTCAATCTTTTGGATTTTGCTCCttgattttaaactaaaatatttcgaattattgtttttgtttttttggctttcataattttttttttactgcaTGAAGAaactaaaaggaaaaatgagaaTCTtatgagttttgtttttaaatttgaattttttacttttaatatatatgattGTATTTTATCTTGcatacattataaattttaattatttaccaTTACTCTACtaattatcatatattttataaaatgtttttaCATTCTCGGTTCCCCTTTATGGGTGTATCTAAATCAGTACAAATAtcgtaaattaatatttatttataaattgttattttttgaaattttctttgtttttgttttttgttttttctggaCACATATTTCAAAAAGAGGAGGCCTCCCAAGCACTCTTCAATTTCTCATTTTTGTTGGACAAGTCCATCGCCGACATTCATTGCCTTGCGAAAGTTTGCTGTTTAACAAGCAAATAAACAGGTGatgttcaaaataaattaaaagatgcTACAGGTAAGTGTTTttctaattcatatttaaaataattatatatacttgctaccgttcgtttaacaaaattgttctttttattctgttcaaatttgttaaacgaatgtGTATTTGGATTGCTCAATGCCGCAAagtccatttttattttctttgcttAAGAATTGTTCATTATCTTCAGGAGATGGCCATTCTTCttacatatttatatattgttatctttggcaaaataaataaataaataatgcatCCTAGTTTATTGAGCAACATGTTAATCTCTGCAGCTTTTCTGATAGATTCTCTCTTTAACATTAGTTTCTGGTTGACATGTTAGCATAGAAAATTACTTATCTGCTCAAAGACTAAACCGGACATTCTGACTAATGGCTTTGTGGTTAATAGTGTGATGGAAATATATAAACAACTATAATATTCTTACAATAATGCCGAGCTGGTTTTTCCTGAAGTCTGAACAAAATGAAAGATGTTGGACTCATTTTCCTTTATTTCGCATTTGACTGGGTGGAGAATGGAAAGGTTAAATGGCACAACGGTTTTTGGATGAAGTTTtctactttatatatataaatcataTATTTAGAACATGGCCGCCTGCAGAATAGAAAACGAGAGATCTTATCTACTGGAGAGTCCTGACTCCTGCAGCCAGAGGAGGTAAAGTGAGAACCGATGATTTTGTCCGAAAAATTGAACCGGCTAAACTCAGAGCGGAAGTTTGATCATAAGAAAAAGATTGTGGAATTTGATTTGGAGTGAGAACATGTATGACCTAATATTGCTTGCCAACAAATTGATATTTTGATCGAATGCCTACCTTGCTCTCGTTTGAAGAATATCctgaacttttttcatttaaggatgaaaatttaCCTGTCTGTGGTGGTGTTATATGCAAGAATGAGTATGTGCCTTTAACTTGTTactggttttcaattccaccagtTAAGAGTACTCCTTGTCTATGTAACTATAAATTACTGAGTTTATGTGTTGAGCTGATTATATCTGTTCCCTCTTATGCTACCAAATTTATGCAAAACTTTTCGACAAAGATAAAGTTGTAAATGCAGTTGACAATTTTTCCTTGGTTATATTAAATTCAGGCCCTGGAAAAAGAAGAGTGCCGGTGTCATGAAAAACATAGCTTCTCGCTGTGTTATGTTTAACTTTCATGCTATTTTCCATCTTGATATTGTGGAACTGCTTATGGTCGTTTTATATGCAGTTTGTATTAATCTCAGGGCATCTCCAACCTAGGGTGTGACCCCGCATCAACTTATACTAATTgtataaacttattttattttacaattttggCCTTTTTACTCTTTGATACATTGACAACACTTGGAGGGCTGGCATCAGAGTTGCCAGACTAACCTAGAAGTGTTCTGTTTATGTGTCTTTGTATCAGTGTTTATTTTGACCATTCTAATTTACCatgctaaatttttaaatgagcaCTTCCAGTTTTTTGTAATCAATCAGTTAATATAGTGATTCGTTTAACCTCTAGTTTCAATTCAACTCAAAATTATTGTAAATATTGTCTACTCGggtaataaaaagaaaagagaagaaaGTAATTATTTTTGTAGTGGTCATGATTCTAAATTCTCTTGTTTGCAGTACGCGAGTTGGATGTTCCTGGagaaatatatgaaaaaaatcatatCCTTTTGAGTTCTCTACTGTAGAAATGCCCTATGAAACATATAACGGGGTGAATGTGAGGCTCAGGTATGAATTCTTGGATGTTATTCTATTTTGTAGTAGATCTATGTTCTCACTGATGTTTTATGGACCACTTGCATTTAAGTTGTTGCTGCAAAAGTTTGATTCTGatcatttctttcattttttttatttttaatcattttccCATATGCATTTTGCGTGACTGCTAATGATGTCTGCTGGTGGAGGCAAAATTAACGTTTTCTGGTCTACATAGTTTTCTGTTTTAACTGTTTGATACAAGTACTTGTAACCTCTGGCTATCAATCGGATTGGATATTCCAAGACATGTCCGTTGTATTCATCACAATTTGCTGGATATCTCTTAATGGCATGCTTCTATGCGCACAATTGATGGGAAGACTTTTCCACATTAACAAATAATtgaatttcttttctttacGCTCCTTTTCCGGTCAGCTAAACATCAATTAGTATATTGATTGTTATCCAACAACAGCTGCTTATTTCTTTGAAATGAAGTCCTAGAGCTCGCCATGATCGCTACAATCAATCAATGTTGCCATTCCCCAATGGCTGAAATAATGATTGTGTCACTGCTACCCTGTAACTTGAACTTTTAGATTCATATGCACTAAAAACAGGCATTtgctttatttgtttatttttctgGGTCTTCCGATTATAGTAAATGTCTAAATGATACAGATGGAAGTTGGAATTGAAGATTGCTTACACATTGAGTTCGAATACAACAAAAGCAAGTAAGTCTGTCTTTGAAGAATCTTTCAATCATTTTCTTCTTGATCTTCCTCTTCATTAGGTACCATTTCTCATGGCCTGTCTATAGGTTTATACGTAGCTGTTCATATGATTTTGTTACTTTTATCCTGTATCTGGTTAAGTGGCTTGACGCGAATGAGATATTTAGCAACCAGAGTCCAGACAGTTTGTTTACTGTCACTGTTGGAATTTTGGGTTACTTTTATCCTGTATGTGGTTAAGTGGCTTGACTTGGATGAGATATTTAGCAACCAGAGTCCAGACAGTTTGGTTACTGTCACTGTTGGAATTTTGGGTTACTTTTATCCTCTATGTGGTTAATTGGCTTGACGCGGATGAGATATATAGCAACCAGAGTCCAGACAGTTTGGTTACTGTCACTGTTGAAATTTTGGGTTACCTTTGTGTAGCGAGTGGTTTTTGAGACGAATTGAATATGAATAATTCACTAGCTTTGTAGAGTACATCTTTTTAAGTAACTGATTAGTAACTAAAATGTATAGGTACCATCTGAAAGATGTGATTAttgga
This window contains:
- the LOC126685765 gene encoding uncharacterized protein LOC126685765 codes for the protein MPPLLTNPSPLLKPQLLFHKPTLHFHTNKLNRCPLITANHAAAASEIDMAKNRQGVYTSKKSKVVVLWDLDNKPPRGPPYPAAIALKELAQKFGEIIEMSAYANRHAFIHLPNWVMEERRERKQLDILERKGLVNQPEAYVCGVCGRKCKTNLDLKKHFKQLHERERQKKLNRMRSLKGKKRQRFKERFVSGNHKYNEEARKLLTPKVGYGLAQELRRAGVYVKTVEDKPQAADWALKRQIEHSMSRGIDWLFLISDDSDFAETLRRAREADLRTVVVGDRDRALGRHADLWVPWIGVENGEVTENDLVPKSRVVASDDFEDNNGFFSVLHFDEEIGGRVEESDVDGVIDELAGVNFGRNNLRISVFSEGEDEDEEGDYLLSDSEDEGFEDEDGGFFFY